Proteins from a genomic interval of Bacilli bacterium PM5-9:
- a CDS encoding 2-C-methyl-D-erythritol 4-phosphate cytidylyltransferase (product_source=KO:K00991; cath_funfam=3.90.550.10; cog=COG1211; ko=KO:K00991; pfam=PF01128; superfamily=53448; tigrfam=TIGR00453), whose protein sequence is MISLIILAAGQGSRMNLGYNKMFYKIDGLTVIEKCIKAFYNHHDINEIIVVINKDDEQQIKTILADYSLKFVYGGNERYDSVYNGLVNVSNEYVLIHDGARCFISEKQINDIIAGTKKYNAACLAIKAKDTIHLMDENGYICSTLNRDTTFLAQTPQGFKTNVIKDVYDKFQANKSALISITDDAMLVNSLSDHKVKIIESDYSNIKVTTIEDVRHD, encoded by the coding sequence ATGATAAGTTTAATAATACTGGCTGCTGGACAAGGTAGTCGAATGAATTTAGGATATAACAAGATGTTTTATAAAATTGATGGTTTAACTGTTATTGAAAAATGTATTAAGGCTTTTTATAATCATCATGATATTAATGAAATTATTGTTGTTATCAACAAGGATGATGAACAACAAATCAAAACTATCTTAGCTGATTATTCTTTAAAATTTGTTTATGGTGGAAATGAAAGATATGATAGTGTTTACAATGGTTTAGTTAATGTTTCTAATGAGTATGTGCTTATTCATGATGGTGCTCGTTGTTTTATTAGTGAAAAACAAATTAATGATATTATTGCTGGCACTAAAAAGTATAATGCTGCTTGTTTAGCTATCAAGGCTAAAGATACTATTCATCTAATGGATGAGAATGGTTATATTTGTTCTACATTAAATAGAGATACAACTTTTTTAGCTCAAACTCCTCAAGGATTTAAAACTAATGTCATTAAAGATGTATATGATAAATTTCAAGCTAATAAAAGTGCTTTAATAAGCATTACTGATGATGCTATGTTGGTTAATAGTCTTTCAGATCATAAAG
- a CDS encoding hypothetical protein (product_source=Hypo-rule applied; pfam=PF08378; superfamily=52980; transmembrane_helix_parts=Inside_1_11,TMhelix_12_33,Outside_34_224) produces MNKIVGIFLNNYYLLLAFYVLVALLVIFLIIIIKHNVVGIFHEASIFRRLKNLYKKYDYPYINEIILPINKESYAYYDAIVFGDKFVYLIEIKNHNGNLLIDPLDDWQYIKKNKQSFSFMNPFYELELKKHILNRFMEIDKNRYIEIVVYNNSTIINGKKGKNHLVAANQLNSLIRHYESMDNIQKFSPDFIEKKGNYILGINIKKRSIRKSVISDLKLQHSKR; encoded by the coding sequence ATGAACAAAATAGTTGGAATTTTCTTAAATAATTATTACTTACTATTAGCTTTTTATGTTTTAGTTGCTTTATTAGTTATTTTTCTAATAATAATAATCAAGCACAATGTTGTTGGAATATTTCATGAAGCTAGTATTTTTAGACGTTTAAAAAATTTATATAAAAAATATGATTACCCTTATATCAACGAAATCATTTTACCAATAAATAAAGAGAGTTATGCTTATTATGATGCGATTGTTTTTGGTGATAAGTTTGTTTATTTAATTGAAATTAAAAATCACAATGGTAATTTATTGATTGACCCTTTAGATGATTGGCAATATATTAAAAAAAATAAACAGTCCTTTAGTTTTATGAATCCTTTTTATGAGTTAGAACTTAAAAAACATATCCTTAATCGTTTTATGGAAATAGATAAAAACAGATATATTGAAATTGTTGTTTATAATAATAGTACTATTATAAATGGTAAAAAAGGTAAGAATCATTTAGTTGCTGCAAATCAATTAAACTCATTAATTAGGCATTATGAAAGTATGGACAATATTCAAAAGTTTAGCCCTGATTTTATTGAAAAAAAGGGGAATTATATTTTAGGTATAAATATAAAAAAACGTAGTATTAGAAAAAGTGTTATTTCTGATTTAAAACTACAACATTCAAAAAGATAG